GATATTTAGATTttatactattattatttttagactttttttttacatttttttctacaCAAGATCAGTCTGACTGATTCAAATGTATCACGGTTAATATAAAAGTACACAGTCAAACTTAAAGGGAAACAACCCTGAAGTTTCTGAGACATCTCCATTATTTTATAGAAAGTAACAGGCCTACATAATTACAGAGATCTTggctgaagaaaaagaaaagaaaagtaaaaaaatctgtcaaaatgacaaagtaaaATTTAATctgcaaaatgacaaaaatctcacatcatcaaaaaacaaaataaaataaaagtctcacgtcatcaaaaaacaaaacaaaataaaagtctcacgtcatcaaaaaacaaaacaaaataaaaaaactcacataatcaaaaaacaaaacaaaatgaaagaaaacaaaacaaaagtatttattatttaatatttattatcaaacagacataaaataaGATGAAGAAATTACCTTTGATGGAAATAATCAGAtaaacatacatagacacaaatataaacatatacacaattGAAAGAAGAATGATCTGATGATCTGCAGTCTAAAATGCCAGAAATGTGGAGCAGAATTTCTTCTCATTCAGCCTTGGTATCATCTTACGTATGTTATAGATACACGCAGCTCTGGATGAATTTTTGTCAACAAATGTGAAATCAGATATGTGACTATAAGGTTCAGGGGCCCTTATGCAGCAGTAGGGTCTGTTATCTTGCCCATGAAGAGAATAGTTTTGGTGCTGTCTTCAACAATCAGCAGGAGGAATGGTCTGTTCAGATCTATTCTCAGTCTTGGTAGCACTGCAGTCTCCAGTAAAATCTCTACAGTGGTAGCAGCAGCTGCTTTAGAGCCTCTCTCGTCCACTTTGAGAACTGCCTTATGTTCCACCTGGAGAAATTattgagaaagaaacagaggcatGAAACATGTCAGTGTATTTATCAGAAATTTATGTCAACTGTCTTCTGCCAGGATAATATTAGGATTGCCTACCTTGATTTAAAATTAAGATGAAACCAGCAAAATGGACAAAATGGAGACACAAAGTAGAGTTTTGAACAGTTGTTGAATTTCTTTAGTATACCTTTGAAACCTTGAGCTTGTCTATCTCTGAAATGCCAGAGAGGTCTGCGGTTTCTGAGAATGCACTGACCATTCCCATCTCCTTCAGAGTGTCAGCCAGGGAGTAAGTTGCTGATATGGAGAACTTGGGCATAGACACTGGGAATTTATCTCTAGGGAACACATAGTTTGACACATTTATGCCTAAatcacatacagtaaacaccAAATTAAGTGCTTATAAAAAAGAAGGATAATACCTAGTACAAGACTGAGAAAACTATGCAAAATTTTTCAAAAGCAACATCGCAAGAAATAACAGTGCACTGCAGGTGATCTCAAATCACTGTTTCCACACTTAGATTGCCGACGTACGTGAAAGAACTATTTCCTACAATCTCACCCAGTCTTatgaaacagaataaaaacCATAACTTTTAAACTTTTCAAGTACAGCCCAGTGGAGGGTGTCACCTTTTACCATGTTATCCAGACTCCTTCTAGAATCACAGGGTCTTTCAAGACTCCTGCCCTACCTCAAAAGACTGTCGTGCCAGTGTTTGATCTGTTCTTTAGAGAGGAGCCCCTCCACCTCCTGCATCTTCCCCTCATCAGGAAGAAGGATCATCATGGAGGCATTGCCCTTGTACGGCAACATCAGGACAGTGGCGTGGTTGGCTCGATCTACATAATACTCATAGAAACGATCACTCCACATCATGTCCACTCTCACTTTGGTATTTTTATCCACATGGAAGTCATCTTTATGAGTGTCTCTTTCTTCAAAAGGTTCTTCCCATTTACCTATAAGGACAGATTTCCAAATACACTTGAACACTCCCAAaaatttcagttaaatttaaattaaaccTTAAAAAGGTAACATTTCATATATTATATCATAATTTACTCCTACATCTGGTTCACTGTGAAGACTAAAATAATGTGAACAtacctctgaaaaacaaataacttaTCAGCATCATGACAGCGTCTTTATCCACATCCTTAACCAAGTCAGTGATCATGTCATGTGTCTTCTTGGCAATGTACTTATTGATCTCTTGTGCAGCCACATCAGGTTTGCTGAAATCAGCAGTGAAAGCCTCACTCTGATAGTAGTGTTGGGCATCCTGCAGGAACTTGTCAAGTGGTTTGAATCTCTGTCTGATGGCTAGAGAAGTGCCCATCTCCAGCTGAAAGGCATCTCGGCTGTGGTTGAGCATGTGGAGCAGGTGCTCGTATCCCTCATTAACCTGTGCGGGCTGGAGGTTACTGTACTCCAGTACACGGTAGATCTCTGAATGAGTCTGTTCCTTGGCGCCCAGGGCTAGCAGGGATAGTGCCATAGAGATGCTCACTGGACTGAAAAAGATGTTTTTGCCCTTAGAGTCAGTCAGGGCATTTAGCTTCCTATACAGACTGAAAGCAAAGTCAGCATTGTGTGGGGAAAGCAGATGGCAGTCTTGGTGGGCACCCTCATGGCTGGGATGGGGCTCCTCCTTGGCGTGATGAAGATGTTTGTGATGATCTGCTGAGTGGATGCCATGATCATTGCTAGCTGGAGCTGCAGCACAGGCTATGACCAGCAACTGACCAAAGGTCAAATAGCAAGAGAACTTACCCCACATTTTGTTATCTATGTAAAAAGCAAAATACAG
This sequence is a window from Chanos chanos chromosome 4, fChaCha1.1, whole genome shotgun sequence. Protein-coding genes within it:
- the LOC115810090 gene encoding alpha-1-antitrypsin homolog; translation: MWGKFSCYLTFGQLLVIACAAAPASNDHGIHSADHHKHLHHAKEEPHPSHEGAHQDCHLLSPHNADFAFSLYRKLNALTDSKGKNIFFSPVSISMALSLLALGAKEQTHSEIYRVLEYSNLQPAQVNEGYEHLLHMLNHSRDAFQLEMGTSLAIRQRFKPLDKFLQDAQHYYQSEAFTADFSKPDVAAQEINKYIAKKTHDMITDLVKDVDKDAVMMLISYLFFRGKWEEPFEERDTHKDDFHVDKNTKVRVDMMWSDRFYEYYVDRANHATVLMLPYKGNASMMILLPDEGKMQEVEGLLSKEQIKHWHDSLLRDKFPVSMPKFSISATYSLADTLKEMGMVSAFSETADLSGISEIDKLKVSKVEHKAVLKVDERGSKAAAATTVEILLETAVLPRLRIDLNRPFLLLIVEDSTKTILFMGKITDPTAA